The Limanda limanda chromosome 14, fLimLim1.1, whole genome shotgun sequence genomic interval aaatagaacaacaattGTTCAATTGTGTGCAAGAGTGCAAATGCaaatatgccacggtgctggtgcaaatatgcaaatatgccagggtgctggtttgatggagttattgcagtttaGAGGAGttagaggagtttaaaagtcttatggccgtACCAGGCAGTGAAgcagccagtcaggatgctctctatggtgcacctgtagaagtTGCATAAAatcctggagtccatgtggAGAAGAGCCGCTGTCTGGCCatcttcctgatggagtctgtgtgatgggtCCAGGTCAGGTTATCACAGATGTGGACCCCGAGGAACTTGAAGCTGCTGACTCGCTTCACCGTGGTCCCGTTGATGGAGAGGGGGGCGTGTTCTTCTCCTCGTCTCTTCCTGTAGTCCACGATCAGCTCCTTAGTTTTGCTGACGTTGAGaaggaggttgttgtcctggcgccaagatgtcagggctctgacctcctctaTGTAGGCCTTCTCATCGTCTCCGGTGATCAGGTCTATGACGGTGGTGTCATCAGCAAACTTGatgatggtgttggagctgagggtggtgttggggaaggccccagtgatctgactttaGACAAAGAGTCGTAAACGCGGCCCTTGCGACATTACAAGCCAGGATAAGAGTTGCTCTCCTCTCAGGGGAGATGTTGCTTGGGGGCCTGCAGAGACCATACTGAAACCTGAGACATCCACTGAGGTCAAATCTGACAGTCAATTGGctgagggccacactgacccttgaACCCCTCCTcaaggggggagtcacctggaacctGACTTAAAAGAGATGAGCTCCCTCAGAACGCTGCTTTTCTCCTGCACTGACGTTTCAACCAGACCTCCCCAGGGTCTGACCAGATGACCCAGTCACTAAAGGAGGCGATTACCACTTTTGTTTTAGCCATTTTCCCTACTAAAGATTTCAGCCAAGACCTCCCCGGGTCTTTCCAGATGTCCTAGCTGCTAAAGGGGGGAAATCACAAacgtttgttttaattcattttatttttccttcgtTTATCttagtcaaagttttattttgataggacatttttgttattttaacttgaaaagatcgaaacaggaaattcactcGCGGGACGAGTTgcacacagatttttttttctttccacacgatctccaacggctacaagcagccgcacatccctgtGTGACAATCCTTAACTAGGCAGAGACTCAGAAGCAAAGAAAGCACGAGAGGCAgcaaaataaagtattaaataaaactttacttaaaTAGTCCAAAGCAACAAGTCCATACAGGTAACAGGCAGAAATCGAAGGTCATAAATCCAGGCAGAGTCAAAAACCAGGTAGtccaaacacagaagaaatcgCTGGAGAGCATGTACGCACACAGGAGACAATGACAATCTggcagagggtgaggggaaacacagggtaTAAGTAGGGACTGCTTAATGACAAGTACAGGTGTGtggggaaaccaacaggaagtaaaggtagacatgagacacaagaacccagacaccaaaataaaacaggaagtgaaatcaaaacagacacagactgaacagatcGTAAcaccctgcagaagaagacgaagtttcatcccgtcaaggagcacgagaaaatccgctccgTTCCGGCCCAGCTGCTGAGCTCCGTGCCCCAATCGAACCACCGGAGCAAGCCTGAGAGGCCTCAAGTTATTATCTGGACTTCCGGGACATTCGCGCGGAACGCGCACGCACCCCACGAAACCACGGTCACAGCAAGGGGCTattttgtctgggcagagactagttttaatacttagcgtgacgtttaatatttgagtgtatttgtttgtgagacCTCCGTGTCTCCTGTTTAGCCGTGACGAGCCGGCACTTCCGTTTCCGGAGTTCCGGCCTTGTTCTTTGTGCTTAgtgccgcgagaagcgcctccggcATCACTGTTTACGTCCGTTTAAGTTAGCAGAGATTTTAACGATTAAAACATCAGcacacaacgtccgcttgggtgCTGAGTGGTAAAATCACTGTTAGCTTATCTCCGGCGTGTTTAAAAGAGCTCCTCTGTTCTTTCCTTgcatgttctttctctctctctctctctctcttctcctgaacctgctTACATACACATTCCGATCTGTATTCACACATTTCAAGTTTCCTAGATAACTCTAGGCTAAGAGAGCCTGAACGCATCTCGAAGCCATTCGGCCCCAaggccaaagcagagataaagaattctctttgtctgaaaattcctttgttttaattcacGTGCCGACCGCCATTTTGGCCTTCGGCcgcatggtgtcattaacataggctccattttgaataacgtgagttagaccaccattttgagagttcaTCATTGccactcctcctttctctctctctcctccatttttgGCTTCACATTCCTAAGATGAATCTGCCATTTTGGTTGTGGTCCCGGTGAgttagaccaccattttgagtttgtcatcgccactccccctttctctctcacacacacacacatagaaacacacacagacacacacacacacatagacacagaaaGATACAattatgaatcattaaataacattaactttatttcccctttttaataaatacttttgtaaataaagtatcagtattctgtgattatttgtgcatatgtatgtgaatgcagatggattatgatagcctgtgctcgaacttaaaacccttcattgtttattatataatcattaatattaactattgagattattaatttaacttttatcagatgagcattggtggaggaagtactgaagtttagtacttaagtaaaagtacaactacccaggaaaatatatacttaagtaaaagtaaaagtactacatcaacaatcctacttaagtaaaagtaaaaagtacttacttttaaatttactttaagtattaaaagtaaaagtactcacgcaatgggttgtctctcaatgtctaggctgtgccattttgataaagaatgcagatatagctactgctaatactcatgcctctacagatgtcactactagtaataattataagcaacaacatttgcaggtatggcctgcccctttaaggaacgggcccagagagtgacgtagtgcacctgggtaacttgcgcaagatgtgtgtgaatacgagaagtgaacgagcacctggaggtgatgagagtgttgctccggtggacagtcaataaataaagtggcggcgttaaaactaaagaaacgtctcctcctccttcttcacggagtggtccggacggctgctgaccggccactgtgtgtgactgtgtgtgtgtgtgcgtatgtgtgtgtgtgtgtgtgcgtatgtgtgtgtgtgtgtgtgtgcgtatgtgtgtgtgtgtgtcacccagatgcgtatgtgtgtgtgtgtgtgtgtgtgtgtgtgtgtgtgtgtgtgtgtcacccagatgcgtatgtgtgtgtgtgtgtgtgtgtgtgtgtgtgtgtgtgtgtgtgtgtgtcacccatatgaggagctgacgagtgggcaccctccgtcggcccagcgctaaacagagtagctgatggttagatagtgatcaactacgaactttaacaggaagagtggaaatgtttgttggcgtgtgtgtggctgcgtgtgtgactgtgtgtgtgtgtggagcgctggcggagccgctccgtaacagcaacattttggcgaaaactgtgttcataaaatgtaacgagtaacgacacatatatgtagcggagtaaaagtatagataatagctgcaaaatgtaacgaagtaaaagtaaaaagtatgcactattatttttacttaagtaaagtacagatacgtaaaaatttacttaagttcagtaacgaagtaaaaatactttgttacattccaccactgcagatgagactgatatttatagattgacttgttggtccctgtaaccagggtggtgccccgctacgataagtaataattacagattgtatcattctttaTTGATAATGTAACGGACTGGGGCTTATGGTTATGTGTGATTGTTGGCCGTTGTCAGTTAGACATTGTGTTAAAGGAATGTTCTGAAGTCCTGAGCGGCAGTGAAGGGTCGGGGGCGGGACATGTGATTGTTTAGACAAATAGGATGGGTTCTTTGGTAACAAGgctctctcattggctggttttgcGGGGGATTGGGTGGCAATAAGGAAGTTaggttgttgttgatgtgcgcgagtgacagAGTGGATGAAAAAGGcacatgttcacatgtaaaAGTCAATAAAGTGATAGATGACGAAgaagcttcctgtcctctctacGTGAGGACGTTACAATCAttttattgtgatattttattgtgatagccttatcatttttaattattttaataaatcatttttattattttaataatcatatttcatgattattaataattagccaacgtcaagtctactactattgcacaacagtggCCATGCAGTCATGCgtgacagggaggacaggagaggactgagcacacagccctggggggcaccggtgttgagagtcagggtggaggatgtggagctgcCGATCCGCACCGCCTGTGGTCTGCCCGTCAGAAAGTTCAGTATCCACTCACAGAGGGCGATGTGAGCCCAAGGTCTCTGAGCTTGGTGACGAGCTTCATGGGCAagatggtgttgaatgctgaactgtagtcgatgaacagcattctcacatatgtgtccctctggtccaggtgggagagggcagtgtggaGGGTAGGGAGATGGCATCTGCAGTCGACCTATTTGacctgtaggcaaactgcagagggtccagagagtcagagaggaaggacaggttgaagatgtctgtgaacacatctgccagCTGATCTTGACACACCTGGAGAGCTCGGCCGAGGATGCCATcaggtccaggtgccttgcTCGTTGAGAGATCTCCACACGTCTGCCCTGGATATGACGGGGGGGCAGCAGTCCTCCTGGGCCTCttcgatcaccacagccggggGGGTGCTCTCAAAGCGTAAAAAGTGTTCAGATCCTctgggagagatgcagacacaTCATCAGCACTGCTGGTCTTAGCTTTGTAGTCTGTGATGGTTCTCAGTCCGGCCCACATGTTCCTGGTGTTGGAGCCCTTGTAGTGGGACTCCACTTTGTCCCTGTACAGTCTCTTAGCTCTGCTTATAGCACTCCGGAGCGCGTACCTGGACTTCTTGTATTCCTCCAGATCCCCTGAGATGTAGGCAACGGTCCTTGCTTTGAGTTTAGCATGGACGTCACCATTAATCCAGGGCTTCTGATTTGGAAATGTTCGTACAGACATCCTGGGTACCACGTCATCGATGCATTTGCTGATGTAGCAGATGACCGCGTCCGTGTACgtgttgatgtcatcatccTGGAACACGCCCCACTCCGTCGTGCTGAAGCAGTCCTGAAGAGCCGAGTCTGATTGGTCGGACCACCGCTGAATGGtccgagtcaccggtctgtcacgcttgagtttctgcctataggaaggcagcagcagaactgaaacgtgatctgatttgccgaatggGGGCGGGGGAGGGCCTTATACGCACCCCAGAAGAGAGTGTAAACATGGTCCAGCGTGTTCGCGCCGCGCATCAGACAGCTGATGTGCTGGTAGTATCTCGtcaggactttcctcatcttgcCGTTGTTAAAATCCCCGGCCACAATAAACGCAACCTCGGGCCGTGATGTCACTGTCCTGTCGATAACcgcatgcagctcgtccagcgCCTGGTTGGTGTCGGCGTGTGGCGGGATGTACACAGCTGTTATGACGACCGATGTAAACTCCCGCGTGATGTAATAAGGCCGGCATCTGATCATGAGgtgctccaggtccggagaaTAAAGTAGAAGTAGTAAAGTAGTATTctataaagtagaataaaaaacaacaatatagaaaaaagagaaaaaaagagcagagctATGGGAGAGCTCGAGACACGGCAGCCTTCCTCGGCGCAATCCTACATCCAAcctgacagtgtagaggttggcaaaattcacttatgcatcattaatgaaagaacatttgtgaaagacaaacatttattatgaatataataaagtataaaaacacaaattactaacaaacgTACTagctaaacaaagatgtgtatgtgagtgtgtgtgtctatgtaagTCAGTGTGCTTCCCAAGATGGTGGCTTAATTAAAAGTTCACACCTTCCTTAgtatgctttcaaaatggtcaCTGGCCCCCCCTCTAGTTAACGGCCCCCCTTCCTTCAGAAGTGGTTTTACGACATGTAGTGggggtctgagctaatgaggtgaggagatatgcgtgtgtctgtgtagctGTTAATCAGAGaatgagagtcagagagaggaagCCTGTGATGGGCATAACTAaaattaactttcaaataacttataaCCACAATATCACAACATATCAAACGTATAAACGTCACACAGAATCACTTTAACAGTCTTGCTGAGCCttatataattattaagcccagattatgctaccagtccttagaaagggagaaaggaagTTGTTGTGCAGTTCACAGTTCATCCTGCCGGTTGTGTGAAGTCTGCTTGTTGGTCGTAAGGTTCTGAACTCACGGTTCTGTCGAGCTGTGGCTCAGTTGCTCGTTGaatcttacctgcaggacatcgagtcgctgctaggagtttggaaaagcttgagatgcgtggaggtttcctAAGTGAGATGAGCTGGGAGCTGCACCTCTGTGCTCCTCTTGTTGGATGGGAAGAGAAGTTTTGAGCTGGAGCAGCCCGGCCTCTCCCTCGGCGATGCAGGAAGATAGGCCGGTAGCCTTCCTCCTGGGAAGGTTGGTGAAAAGAGAATGAACAGAGGGAGATCTGTCCGTATAttggcccggtgacctcacaggtcatatGGCCAGACTGACCAATAGGAGGGGCCCTTGTggtttttcacacctctgtgtgaagttgaggaaTCCTGGGAGAGTGAGTTCCCTGTGCTCTGGCTTTTTCCAGACCAATGGAATCtgttgcaccctgggagactgagttccttggctttctcaagaacaaagaaacatgtgctttcaggctTTTGACTGCACATATAGGCCCAAGAGAAGGCCTGTGTTTTCACAAGAACCATGTCCCAACAGTGGGAAGCTGGTTGCGGGGGGGAGCTTGTATGTTTTAACTCTCATTATCAACTATCTTGGAAATCTGTCCAACTTTTAAAGACACTGAGATCATCACGTCTGGATCATTGCGTTTTTTTATTGCTTGAAATGCTCCGTAAAtagatattattataattattcacAGCTTAGTGACACATACTGTCCTTCTCTTATTCCATTAACCGCTTATgccgggaaaaaaaacattttgcaaaAATTATCAAATTCGATGGttgaatgtgtttaaattcAAACTGATATGGACGCTGCAGGAATTCAGAAAAATGCAGATGTCATATTCAGATCACTGCGACTGTTTTCAACTTGCAAGTTCCTTCTGAAAGCTTCAGGTCTCCCAGGAGGGATCAAAGGAAACAGGGGAAAGGGAAACAAACGTGAAAGTGAAATGAGTTTGTACAAAGCAATAACAGTGACAAGCCAtttaatcataaataataatgatattaatatttctaacattaatattaataatgaaagtaatttttaatattattatcattataatattCCCACAGCGTCTTTAGTTGTGTACAGTCCTGTTTACGAGCACTTGCAGCGTGGTCACATGTCAGAGTCATGTGACGTCCTGTGCAGCTGATATACAGACGGTGGGAACATGTTGCCTCAGcagagctgctcacacacagacacacactgacctgctaATGATCTGCAAAGGGAAATGTGAATGCTTTTGGGTTTTGGATGCAACTCGATgagcctctttgtgttttttccactgtTCTCAGAATACAGGGGACAGATGAAGAGATTCATTGtgctgttgttttccagctgcatcAACAGGCTCTAGCTGTTCATGTGGTAAATGCTTCTCTGAGATGTCACGTACAGCTCAAGCCAACACTACTACTGGTGATGCGTTGCTGCACAGAGTGATGCTGGGCACTGTGACCTCTGTGCCCTGCTGCATCTCCCTCTTCATTAATGTCACCATGTTGTTCACCCTGAGGAGCAAAGCAGTGTTTCGTGAGTCCTCTCGTTACATCCTCCTGTTCAACCTCCTGGTGGCCGACACCATGCAGATGACAGTGGGCCAGTTAGTGTacattttgtctgtctgtagaACACGGCTGTCGTATCCTGTGTGTGGTCTTCTGGTCATGCTCTCTAATATCACACTTGAAATCTCCCCTCTCACTCTGGTGGTGATGTCTCTGGAGAGATATGTAGCTGTGTGCCAGCCGCTGCGACACGctaccatcatcaccatcacaaacacagcacTGGCCATCATGGTGGTTTGGGCCATTAGTTCACTGAACATCCTCGTCTACGTTCTGTTGATGTTAGATTTCCCGTTTGAAGACCTGGACACTCTGCAGATGAAAGACTTTTGTGCATCCCATGCCATGTCTCTTGGGCCGATGTCTGATGATTATGACAGAGCTTTCActtgctttgtgtttgtatcAGCGGCTGCAGTGATCATATCCACCTACATCGGTGTGATGGTGGCAGCCAGGTCAGCGTCTACAGACAAAGCTTCAGCTCGTAAAGCTCGTAAcaccctgctgctgcatctggtGCAGCTGGGCCTCAGCCTCTTATCAACTATACACAACTCTGTCGTTGGATCCATTGCAAAGATTGTGACAAGGCCAATACTTCTGATCATCCTAAATACTTTATATGTGCTCGTCATCATGCTCCCCAGATGTCTGAGTTCTCTCATCTATGGGCTCAGAGATAAGACCATCAGGCCTGTGCTCTTGTACCATCTGTGCTGTCGACTGAAACTCAAAGCTGGGGTCTCACCCTAACACATGTATTGACTTGTTAAACTCATGCTGCTTGTAAAATGCCAACATTTCCAGCATTTGACTTTAATGTAAAGTTCAGGCCAAAAGTCTGAGTCTCAtcagtttgtctctttttctttagtGAATAGAATCCTGTCAAAATTATGATTGTTTCAATCAGATCCGGCTACAGCGACCTGTCATTGAAAGGTGTTAATGGAAGTGGAAGTGTTGAACATTGAGGGGAGGTGAAGCTTAAACATCCGTCTGTTTCCCACCCGAGTCCGTCGGGACCCGTTGGGACCTGACAGGACGGAGCGGTTGAGATGATATCGGCGTCAGGTTGGTTCAGACCCGCTGGCTGGGCTGCTGGATGTTTTGCCTGTAACTGGGGGAAACATCAGGCTCAGGtttctctctggctcagtcGGGTTCAGACAGAAAAGGGTCCAGAGCTGATCACAGGCCTCAGATGgtacagagaaggagaaaaggtgTGCACCAGACTGAATACGAGTAGGAAGAGAcgagtgcaggaggagaaaagctgAACGAGGATGAAGGGAGGTGGGATgtgatgagagaggaagaagaatggagagaggggagaaaaaaggctGAGTCAGACGGATGTATTGTGGAGGTGTGGTTCAGATATGACCCTGATCCTAAGTTAACTAGTTCACTTCATTAGGCATTAACATTTCAAAAGGATAGGATTCAAGTTGCATCATCCTCGACTAATGTGCGGCTGTAGCTTC includes:
- the LOC133019908 gene encoding odorant receptor 131-2-like gives rise to the protein MLGTVTSVPCCISLFINVTMLFTLRSKAVFRESSRYILLFNLLVADTMQMTVGQLVYILSVCRTRLSYPVCGLLVMLSNITLEISPLTLVVMSLERYVAVCQPLRHATIITITNTALAIMVVWAISSLNILVYVLLMLDFPFEDLDTLQMKDFCASHAMSLGPMSDDYDRAFTCFVFVSAAAVIISTYIGVMVAARSASTDKASARKARNTLLLHLVQLGLSLLSTIHNSVVGSIAKIVTRPILLIILNTLYVLVIMLPRCLSSLIYGLRDKTIRPVLLYHLCCRLKLKAGVSP